Within Bacillus sp. FJAT-45350, the genomic segment TATCTAAGTCTTCACTACTCGTATTGTCTTCTTCAATATATCCAGCTTTTTTCAACAATTCATTGCTAGGGTAATCATAAGCTTTAGCTAATTGTTTAAGTGTATCAGCAGAAGGACGAATTGGTGCTTTGGTTTTTCTGTTTATCCCTAATTCTAAGTCTCGAATATAGGTATGACTTAACCCGCTTTTGTTAGCGACTTCTCTTAGGCTAGTCTTA encodes:
- a CDS encoding helix-turn-helix domain-containing protein, with the translated sequence MENELGKFLEELRGKTSLREVANKSGLSHTYIRDLELGINRKTKAPIRPSADTLKQLAKAYDYPSNELLKKAGYIEEDNTSSEDLDKKVEELLKDPNSQTFLKDYLAAPEDKREDVRKFLKFLIMEEEQNKK